One Deltaproteobacteria bacterium genomic region harbors:
- a CDS encoding AsmA family protein, with protein MRSHRPGASGRAAADRTAARRGDGAARGRRLPAPDEPPPARPGGIRELRRVLVAAAALAALVVILSGVALYLLDAEKLREPLQAQVSAALGRETTVGGISLALFPLPALRASEIRIAGPKPADRPFAEIAELRLRVAILPLLAGKVVLRALEVESPRVRVPLDRSGRPILPGPATESAPAAAKPGAPAG; from the coding sequence GTGCGGTCTCACCGGCCCGGGGCTTCCGGTCGGGCTGCAGCTGATCGGACGGCCGCTCGACGAGGCGACGGTGCTGCGCGCGGGCGACGCCTTCCAGCGCCGGACGAGCCACCACCAGCTCGCCCCGGAGGAATTCGCGAGTTGAGGCGCGTCCTCGTCGCCGCCGCCGCGCTCGCGGCGCTCGTCGTGATCCTCTCCGGTGTCGCGCTCTACCTCCTCGACGCCGAAAAGCTCCGCGAGCCCTTGCAGGCGCAGGTCAGCGCGGCGCTCGGCAGGGAGACCACGGTCGGCGGGATCTCGCTCGCGCTGTTCCCGCTTCCGGCGCTTCGTGCGAGCGAGATCCGCATCGCCGGTCCCAAGCCGGCCGACCGCCCGTTTGCCGAGATCGCGGAGCTGCGGCTTCGCGTCGCGATCCTGCCGCTGCTCGCGGGGAAGGTCGTGCTGCGCGCGCTCGAGGTCGAGTCGCCGCGCGTGCGCGTGCCGCTGGACCGATCCGGAAGACCGATCCTGCCCGGACCCGCGACCGAGAGCGCTCCGGCTGCGGCGAAACCCGGCGCGCCGGCCGGGG